The Candidatus Sulfotelmatobacter sp. genomic interval GTCAGGTCGTACAGCCCCAGCGGGATGTTCGGGATCGTGTAGTGACCCTGGGCGTCGGTGGTCGCGGTGTCGATCGCGTCGACCGTCACCACGACGCCGGCCACGCCCACGTTGGACGCGGCGTCGTACGCGCGGCCTTGGATGGTGCCGTAGTTCTGGGCGGGCGGAATCTGCGGCCCCCCGCAGGCGGCGAGCAAGACGGCCGGCGCGAGCAGGCAGACGAGAGGAACGCGGCTCACGCGCGCGCCGTTCCGCTAGGCGACGACGACGCCCTCTTCGGCGTCTTGGCGATCCAAGTTGCCGGTCTTCTCGTCGAGTAACCAGCGGTTGGCTTCCTGCTGGCGCGCCTCGGGGACGCGGGCCTTCAGCCAGGCCAGGATCTCGTCGTCGGTCTGACACGTCTCGAGGGCGGCGTCGAACATGCGCGCCGTGATCCCCCAGCGGTCGAACACGCCTCGGTCCATCGGGCAGGGATAGATGTAGTCGTGAATGGTCCCGTTTCGGGCGGCGCGCGCCTTGTCGAACACCCGCGTCAACCACAGGTATCCGTCGAGCGCGTCGCGACCGCGACGCGGAAACTCACCGTTCCGAAAATCGGTGGCCATGTTATCCTTCTTCCCCGAACGAGACCAAGCTATCCCTTCTGACGCAGGCAGCGCCCGCGGAGTTGCGGAACGCCGCCGGGCTATGGCTCTGACCGAACCCCGCCAGGCGACCGGGATGACGTATTACGAGAACGCGCTCGACGCCGTCGGCCACACCCCGCTCATCCGTCTGCATCGCGTGATCGACGGTGCGGCGTGCTTCGTCTTGGCCAAAGTCGAATACGTGAATCCCGGCGGGTCGGTCAAGGATCGTCCTGCCGTCGCGATGATCGAGGACGCGGAGCGCCGCGGCATCCTCAAACCGGGCGCCACCATTATCGAGGCGACCTCGGGCAATACCGGTACCGGCCTCGCGATGGCGGCCGCGATCCGCGGCTACCGGTGCATCCTGGTGATGCCCGACAAGATGTCCTCGGAGAAGATCGACCTGCTCAAGGCGTACGGCGCCGAGGTCGTGATCACGCCGACGAACGTCCCCAACGACTCGCCCGAGTCGTACTACGGCGTCGCGAACCGGCTGACGGCCGAGATCCCCGGCGCGATCCAGCCCGACCAGTGGCACAACGCGATGAACCCGGGCGCGCACTACGTCACGACCGGCCCCGAGATCTGGGAACAGACGGCCGGCAAGATCACCCACTTCGTGAGCGGGATGGGCACCGGCGGCACGATCTCCGGCACCGCGCGCTACCTCAAGGAAAAGAACCCGCGGCTGGTCGTCGTCGGCGCCGATCCGGAAGGTTCGATCTACAGCGGCGACACGCCGAAGTCGTACAAGGTCGAAGGGATCGGGATGAGCTACCTCCCGCAGACCGTCGACATGCGCGTCATCGATCAGATCATGCGCATCACCGACAAGGACAGCTTCCTCATGGCGCGGCGGATCGCGCGCGAGGAAGGCTTGCTCGTCGGCGGCTCCTCGGGTACGGCGGTCGCGGCCGCCGTGCGCGTCGCGCACGACCTCCCGGCCGAAGCCGTGATGGTCGTC includes:
- a CDS encoding carboxypeptidase-like regulatory domain-containing protein, coding for MSRVPLVCLLAPAVLLAACGGPQIPPAQNYGTIQGRAYDAASNVGVAGVVVTVDAIDTATTDAQGHYTIPNIPLGLYDLTASAPSGYSLGAIPEANGSLVAGQIVEVDIPLTKQ
- a CDS encoding DUF5069 domain-containing protein, coding for MATDFRNGEFPRRGRDALDGYLWLTRVFDKARAARNGTIHDYIYPCPMDRGVFDRWGITARMFDAALETCQTDDEILAWLKARVPEARQQEANRWLLDEKTGNLDRQDAEEGVVVA
- a CDS encoding cysteine synthase is translated as MALTEPRQATGMTYYENALDAVGHTPLIRLHRVIDGAACFVLAKVEYVNPGGSVKDRPAVAMIEDAERRGILKPGATIIEATSGNTGTGLAMAAAIRGYRCILVMPDKMSSEKIDLLKAYGAEVVITPTNVPNDSPESYYGVANRLTAEIPGAIQPDQWHNAMNPGAHYVTTGPEIWEQTAGKITHFVSGMGTGGTISGTARYLKEKNPRLVVVGADPEGSIYSGDTPKSYKVEGIGMSYLPQTVDMRVIDQIMRITDKDSFLMARRIAREEGLLVGGSSGTAVAAAVRVAHDLPAEAVMVVMMPDSGRGYMSKIFNDEWMRVNGFLEDERRKETVGDVLRT